A stretch of the Erinaceus europaeus chromosome 23, mEriEur2.1, whole genome shotgun sequence genome encodes the following:
- the ELOF1 gene encoding transcription elongation factor 1 homolog — MGRRKSKRKPPPKKKMTGTLETQFTCPFCNHEKSCDVKMDRARNTGVISCTVCLEEFQTPITYLSEPVDVYSDWIDACEAANQ, encoded by the exons ATGGGGCGCAGGAAGTCCAAGCGGAAACCGCCCCCCAAGAAGAAGATGACGGGCACCCTGGAGACCCAGTTCACCTGCCCCTTCTGTAACCACGAGAAGTCCTGCGACGTGAAGAT ggaCCGCGCCCGGAACACCGGAGTCATCTCCTGCACCGTGTGCCTGGAGGAATTCCAGACGCCCATCACCT ATCTGTCAGAGCCGGTGGACGTCTACAGTGATTGGATAGACGCCTGCGAGGCGGCCAATCAGTAG